One Streptomyces mobaraensis NBRC 13819 = DSM 40847 DNA segment encodes these proteins:
- a CDS encoding SpoIIE family protein phosphatase — translation MSAASSGGGPASGRGGVPAGAVPVARFGADSSPAGVDGSAGAGTGAPVGGAGDPGESAENGGPPASGLGRLAATVARLREEVLRAHAAADGRALLEMAKGVLVERLRLSPVQAARQLDELAEAAGVPPLELAADIVNQAARDRLSDAARDFLARVGDGAKEPAGDEASVAVRLRTAESGALAADDTQAVARALLEHALSPLGATAVAIWASGSGGSLRLAGYAGIPADEAVRWHYVPPGVATPARRALAARDQLWFDDLSATGLPSVAHRLLPAGGRVAVPVETQGRILGVLEICWPGAPAQRLPAVRRQFDALAELVAHTLETLPAARPEPVPAAPGPELVELADSLYDPALVLCGESDARGRLVDFRIRHANPRFTDPGGRPRGAVAGALLLEAYPLAAEENGLFAKVEHVHATGEPFRAEGMPFTAIVGQVRVPTTADVSISRHGREVLLIWRLAGETARLAHLLRHAQRLGRIGGFEEDLTTGRIIWSEQLFSLHGLPATAPAVPLEQLAALAHPDDTAAIGRFLRTVLHHRRPASTAFRLQRPDGITRHIRVVAEPVLDADGRLVAVRGAFQDISAQHWTEVALAATRDQLAYSEQRTAERNRLARQLQQAIMPPAHGPIDAPDLDIAVRYRPAEDDSLVGGDWYDAIVLPSKRVLLSVGDVAGHGIEAATGMVALRNALRGLATTGAGPAQLLGWLNLVAHHLTDQVTATAICALYDTETRVLRWARAGHLPPVLIRGGRASTVPLVRGLLLGAIGETEYEEGEIQLEQDDVLLLYTDGLIERKDRSLEDSLEQLVATAARGGATLEQRLDRLLTHSGSDTDDDTCVVGVRLRSPDPVD, via the coding sequence ACGGCGGTCCGCCCGCCTCCGGGCTCGGGCGGCTCGCCGCCACCGTGGCGCGGCTGCGCGAGGAGGTGCTGCGCGCGCACGCCGCCGCGGACGGGCGGGCGCTGCTGGAGATGGCCAAGGGCGTGCTCGTGGAGCGGCTGCGGCTGAGCCCGGTGCAGGCCGCCCGGCAGCTGGACGAGCTGGCCGAGGCCGCCGGCGTGCCCCCGCTGGAGCTCGCGGCCGACATCGTCAACCAGGCGGCGCGGGACCGGCTCTCCGACGCGGCGCGGGACTTCCTCGCCCGGGTGGGCGACGGGGCGAAGGAGCCTGCGGGCGACGAGGCGTCCGTCGCGGTGCGGCTGCGGACGGCGGAGAGCGGCGCGCTCGCCGCCGACGACACGCAAGCCGTCGCCCGCGCGCTGCTGGAGCACGCCCTGTCGCCGCTCGGCGCCACCGCCGTCGCCATCTGGGCGTCCGGCTCCGGCGGTTCGCTGCGCCTGGCGGGGTACGCGGGCATCCCGGCGGACGAGGCGGTGCGCTGGCACTACGTACCGCCGGGGGTGGCCACGCCCGCCCGCCGGGCGCTGGCCGCCCGCGACCAGCTGTGGTTCGACGACCTGTCCGCCACCGGGCTGCCCTCGGTGGCCCACCGGCTGCTGCCGGCGGGCGGCCGGGTCGCGGTGCCGGTAGAGACGCAGGGGCGGATCCTCGGCGTGCTGGAGATCTGCTGGCCGGGCGCCCCGGCGCAGCGCCTGCCCGCCGTGCGGCGGCAGTTCGACGCGCTCGCCGAGCTCGTCGCGCACACCCTGGAGACACTGCCCGCCGCCCGTCCGGAGCCGGTGCCGGCCGCCCCCGGCCCGGAGCTCGTCGAGCTGGCCGACAGCCTGTACGACCCGGCGCTGGTGCTGTGCGGCGAGTCGGACGCGCGGGGCCGCCTGGTCGACTTCCGGATCCGGCACGCCAATCCGCGGTTCACCGACCCGGGCGGCCGGCCGCGCGGAGCGGTCGCCGGGGCCCTGCTGCTGGAGGCGTATCCGCTGGCGGCGGAGGAGAACGGGCTGTTCGCCAAGGTGGAGCACGTCCACGCCACGGGCGAGCCGTTCCGGGCGGAGGGCATGCCGTTCACGGCGATCGTCGGGCAGGTGCGGGTGCCCACCACGGCGGACGTCAGCATCAGCCGGCACGGCCGGGAGGTGCTGCTGATCTGGCGGCTCGCGGGGGAGACGGCCCGCCTCGCCCATCTGCTGCGGCACGCCCAGCGGCTGGGCCGCATCGGCGGGTTCGAGGAGGACCTCACCACCGGGCGGATCATCTGGAGCGAGCAGCTGTTCTCGCTGCACGGGCTGCCCGCGACCGCGCCCGCGGTCCCGCTGGAGCAGCTCGCCGCTCTCGCCCATCCCGACGACACGGCGGCCATCGGCCGGTTCCTGCGGACCGTCCTGCACCACCGCAGGCCCGCGTCGACGGCCTTCCGGCTCCAGCGGCCGGACGGCATCACACGGCATATCCGCGTCGTCGCCGAGCCGGTGCTCGACGCCGACGGCCGGCTGGTGGCGGTGCGCGGCGCGTTCCAGGACATCTCGGCGCAGCACTGGACGGAGGTGGCGCTGGCGGCCACCCGCGACCAGCTCGCGTACAGCGAGCAGCGGACGGCGGAGCGCAACCGGCTGGCCCGGCAGCTCCAGCAGGCCATCATGCCGCCCGCGCACGGCCCGATCGACGCCCCGGACCTGGACATCGCGGTGCGCTACCGCCCGGCCGAGGACGACAGCCTCGTCGGCGGCGACTGGTACGACGCGATCGTGCTGCCGTCGAAGCGGGTGCTGCTGTCGGTGGGGGACGTGGCCGGGCACGGCATCGAGGCGGCCACGGGCATGGTGGCGCTGCGCAACGCGCTGCGCGGCCTGGCGACCACCGGCGCCGGTCCGGCCCAGCTGCTGGGCTGGCTCAACCTCGTCGCCCACCACCTCACCGACCAGGTGACCGCCACCGCGATCTGCGCGCTGTACGACACGGAGACCCGGGTGCTGCGGTGGGCCCGCGCGGGCCACCTGCCGCCGGTGCTGATCCGCGGCGGGCGGGCGTCGACGGTCCCGCTGGTGCGGGGGCTGCTGCTGGGCGCCATCGGGGAGACGGAGTACGAGGAGGGCGAGATCCAGCTCGAACAGGACGATGTGCTGCTGCTGTACACGGACGGGCTGATCGAGCGGAAGGACCGCTCCCTTGAGGACAGCCTGGAGCAGCTGGTGGCGACCGCGGCCCGGGGCGGCGCCACGCTGGAGCAGCGGCTGGACCGGCTGCTGACCCACAGCGGTTCGGACACGGACGACGACACGTGCGTCGTCGGCGTCCGGCTGCGGTCGCCGGACCCGGTGGACTGA